The following proteins are encoded in a genomic region of Actinomadura sp. NAK00032:
- a CDS encoding ATP/GTP-binding protein: MESVRSDAAAQQGESALTVKILVAGGFGVGKTTLVSAVSEIRPLRTEEALTEKSIGIDDTTAVASKTTTTVAMDFGRITLPNGLVLFVFGTPGQDRFWFMWDELAKGALGAVVLVDTRRLADCFASVDYFERRGVPFIIGVNRFDGAGAHSPDQVRDALDLPADVPVINCDVRDREDAKRVLITLVEHIMRTMSGRQYA, encoded by the coding sequence ATGGAATCCGTGCGCTCTGACGCGGCGGCCCAGCAGGGCGAGTCCGCGCTGACGGTGAAGATCCTCGTGGCCGGTGGTTTCGGCGTCGGCAAGACCACCCTGGTGAGCGCGGTCAGCGAGATCCGCCCGCTGCGCACCGAGGAGGCGCTGACCGAGAAGAGCATCGGGATCGACGACACCACGGCCGTCGCGTCCAAGACGACGACGACCGTGGCGATGGACTTCGGCCGCATCACGCTGCCCAACGGCCTCGTGCTGTTCGTCTTCGGCACCCCCGGCCAGGACCGCTTCTGGTTCATGTGGGACGAACTGGCCAAGGGCGCCCTCGGCGCCGTCGTGCTGGTCGACACCCGCCGGCTGGCCGACTGCTTCGCCTCGGTCGACTACTTCGAACGGCGCGGCGTCCCGTTCATCATCGGCGTCAACCGCTTCGACGGCGCCGGCGCCCACTCGCCCGACCAGGTCCGGGACGCGCTCGACCTCCCCGCCGACGTGCCCGTCATCAACTGCGACGTGCGCGACCGCGAGGACGCCAAGCGCGTGCTGATCACCCTGGTCGAGCACATCATGCGCACCATGAGCGGCAGGCAGTACGCGTAG